gtacaggtttactgtTTCTCTAGTTTGgtatagctctgttcactagttagcttgtatttaccacttccgtaactagtctactttcgcagtttatttcctgtgtgatttctatgcgtatttccatgtatattacgtgtttgtcgataagataggatttgtgttgtatctttagtgtcatactagttattcttatgtatatctaggtatgttttacccggtttttaatatcccattataagtaaatagttcatgactgtgacgtcatagaccaattccgtatcttttTGTttcgtatgtatcctacggtatttgtactgtgtttttcatgtttttatttgtttattgtatttctgattggagtatttggttgtattaagttcttacaggtgtataattaatctagttagttaacttagttactctgctgtaattggaaccgcaagaagattattttgtgatcgacctctattgcaacttcagtgtccaagaagctggcagaaagaacctgagtggtgatatcaattttggtacgccacacgAGAAAGGAAAAAGGCAATCGAATTGTTTCTCAATAACAAGTACATAAGAAAAGGGGAATATTCTGTGTCAGGTTTTGACGTTTCAAATTATTGTGTGTTTACTTCACGTGACGTACAAAAGTATCACGTGCATCCAAACGAGGTGAGTAGCGGAAAATTACCCATTCGAAAAATTGGAGATTCTAAATATTTCACAcgaatttttataatatttgtgtaTTTCTTTATTGGAATTTAATCACACTTTCAAAAATACCGTATGTATGTGTGATGAAGGATTAAAGGAGGTACTTAATGAATGTTtgaatttacatttatttattattgaattttgtttcatttttatttcttaaaAAGTAAATTGCATGCAGTATTGCGGTGCTGACTGAAATGGAAACAAACTGTTGAGGCATAGACTGCATgtatatattcagatatttgtaGACTATTAATCAAATTTATTGCCATGAAAATGAAGATGGAATTGTTAAGAATGGAAAGAGTATGATAACTGGCTTAGAAACCCGTTTCGGTTTAGAGTTCATAGTACAGCATGCAAACTTACTTTGGAggttttttgaaacattttccAGTTATAGTTTTCTCTTAATTTGCACAGAAGATTaaagtttatatattttgtattctgattattaaatatttcaggCAAAGTCATGAAATATGATAGCTAGGACTGCTTCTTCTGTGTATTTTTATGTCTTTTCCACACTTTTGATGCATACAAATTCAGCCACTAATGACAGTAAAATGTTAGGAGCTGGTATATTTGTACAACTGAGCTGTTCTGTTCaaaatttatgtaatttatGCTTTACCTGAGATCTCAAACTTACAATGCCAGCCAGTTAGGACAGATGGCTCAGCCACCAGACTATCACACTCGCACTATATACTTATATAGGTATCTTCTGTTTGCCTAAATTgggataaattttcaaatagtacATGATTGATGCTTACTATATTTTTTCTAATACTGTAAAGGTTACGAACATCTGTTGAATGGAAATGGAGTCAGACCAATGTGACATAATTGACAGGGCTTTGATGCACATCAACACATTTTTAACAGAGGTACTGAAAAAAGAGAGAGACCAAAAGATATCAAGAATGACTATTTTACTTTAAATGTTTACTAAATTGTTTGGATATATTTAacatgaagttttatattttatcgaCAGCACAAAATATCCAGAGTTGAATATGACAAAACAAACTGTAATGAAGATTCGAAGGTCGTTACAGAATCTTTATTACGATTGTCGGAATGTCTTTCAGTAAGTTCATATAAGCTACAGATTTGATTTCAGTGTTTTATAGGCAagcttgattttcaaatttaaaaattgaatataacatAGCGCTTTAATCCAATATCAAGCGATTTTCAATtgcatatctatatatataccggtatgtatttTTAATGAGTTTACCTCTGTGCTGTAGACTTTAGCTGCtgagcaaaagaaaaaagaagaGGCACTTAGAAAAGTAGATTCTGCTGTTGTGCAAATTACTGCAAGTAACCAACAGGTAATATATAAACTTATAATTTGGCTGCTTGTTAGTAGTTTCGTCAGTTATTCGATAGTTACTACAAAGAAACATAGCCAGATTGGGATGAGAGTGTTAGGCATTAGGAATTACTTGTCATCGCGGCTATGATTTCTCtgcatgggttcaaatcccatggcAATAATTATGCGtaaaaggattgctggattcttcACCATCGTAGAGCGGTTCACATACCCACTGTTCAGTTGCaacttcctccatcatcaagttcaAAAACCTGACTAATTAATTCCATACCTGTCATGGACGAGTAGCTGTGGTACGATTACTCTGTCTTATGGGCTTCCGTCCccaaggataaatatgaaaatcgtaTGGTTGAAGTGGATGCTTTTGCCTCCTTGTTACCCTTCTGAACTCATCGATTGCCTTTTTATGCATCTTACAAATTCACCCCACAAgcataaacataatatattaatcaattttttgtacaatatattcaacattcaaaaatgttttgcagCTGAATGAAAGAATCCGTGCTTTCATGTCGCATGCACAAAATGTAGTCGATGAACAGAATGTAAAAGAATTTTGTGATGTCGGTTCTGCAAGGTATACAATGCACTTTCATTACTAATGATACAGTATTCTTTGTTATCATGTGTATAATTTAATAGGTCTTGCCATATATTTTTAGCACAAATGCAGGATGTGCAAGGACAAATGCATGCTACAAACCCAGAAGTTTTCATTCATCACACATGCAAGGTAATATTCACGCTATCTGTTATTGCAATCAATTTAGTAATCAAGGTCTAGATCAGGAATATTCCTGTTATCACACCCTTGGTTTTTTAGAATCCCATCTGTCAATTGGAATTTATCGAGTGCTCGTAGATTATTAAATGCCGTCTGCGATTGTGTTAACTTTATTAGATGTGGAGTTCTTCCACAATCTTATGCTGTAACCGCTACCAGCCAAATGAGTATGAGTAATGAGTTATATGCCATCTGCCATTGTATGAACTTTATTAGAGTGAGGTTTTCTCAGGATCTTGTGTTGAAAATTACTCCTACCAGCAAAATGCAACCTCAACATACTGACTGCTTTAACCCTAATGCTTTTATACGATGGATTAATAAGCCTCTGTGCAAGCAACCAGTGCCTGGTAAGAATCTACTATAGCTCGGAAGGACCGCAACCTTTTTGACTACCCAGTTTATTACACCGGTGAGGTGATGGGTACGGAATTTGAACCCGTGATATTAACCCGCAATGCCACCCACCATACATAGTTAAGTCTAACACCCACTATAACCTGCTTTAGccttttaggtgagtgaacacgtaccacttcttcgTGGCAAAATCTTCcatattatatacattctgtacatTTTAAACCTTgtttaaggttttgtttgctctctcaatttcataatcagttttaatttatttgttttcatcaatcattttattgttatgctgattatgaagtcgaaataaatttattattagcaTGAACCTATATCTAATGGCATTTCCATATCCAACAGTGTCAGGAAATGACAATAGCTAACAGCACCATTGATCATCCTTAAAATTTCTCCATATCAGTTTAGAATATACCTTCTAAGCATTATAGTTTTTATATCTGATTTGTTTTATTCAGTGAGTAAAGCAAAGAATACAGAAGGTCCACAACTTCGTATAACATCACAAGGCTTATGGAGAGAACCAACGACAAATAAACCAATCCCAAGAAAACCACAAACATTGAATATACCTCAACCTGTAGCAGAAAGATTAGAAAATTTAGAATCTCATTTACAGGTGGATTCTGGTGAGTCTAGTGGTTATATCTCACATATTTATTGAATGTTTAGCTACATTTGTGTATCAGTTTACAGGATTGAGAATATTTGCTGCAGTTTCTTATATTTAGTGCACTTTTTCATATATTCGATATGCCCTTCGATCTGCCCCGCTAGGCAAGTAGCTACCATAGTTTGGGAGGACCGGAATCCTACCTAATCTAGTACACCCTGGGTAAGGTGGTGGGTATGAAATTTTAACATTCGGTACCATCATAGTTGGGTCGAACGCTTCTACCACTAGGGTATGTGCCCCACGTTTTTCCTTGTAAAGTACACAGAAAGAAATCAGTTGCTGTTAAAGCTCACATGAGGAAATGCagaattaaaaattgttaaatgcACTGATACAATGCTCGATCCTTTAGGTAATTTAGCAAACCTTTTCTAGTCTTGATCTCTTggtaatattttacaaatttatcctTATAATAGGCCAGTCATCTGATATATATGGAAGATTGAAGAACCTGGAAAATAGAGTTCTCGCAATTGAAGGTGCATCACCGGAATATTTTGTTGGTGCCAAGCAAGATTCTACGACAGTTTCTGAAAATATGTTGGCGAGACATGGAAAAACTGATCAAAGGGATTTCACATTGCAAGAAATTGATGATAGAATAAGAATGTTGAAACAAGAACTTTGTAATAAGAAAAGAAAACTGGACGAAGGACTGAGCTTGATATGAAAACTTAGCTTTGATGTAGCATTATTTGATTGGAAATTTAGATTTGCACGTTTATCACAAATTACAATGAACTTCAGAAAAATGGCAAGTAAGTCGTCCAACATTGCTGAAGCGTGGAAAATTGCAAGTATAACGTGCTCAGATGTTAGATCCATCGATTGTTTTCAGTGACTGAGTTGCCAAACCAGGAGCCCCCCCCGCCTCCCTattgtagtttttttttaatattgcaataaattgtCTGTTTCTCTAGATTGTGATGttgaaatgattttgaaaaagGACACTTCAAGATTTTTAGAGTAACAAGGCATATTAAGCAGGGGTTCACAACCAGGTAGGAATTTTGCTGTTTTCGGGGAGGAAATACAACTTTGTATATGGTGTAGTTTTACTGGTATTATAGTAACGGATATTAATGCAACATCATAAATTTGGAAAAGCCATAATAAACGAGGGTCTTTTAAAGATTGAAGAAATAACGGAAACAATTCtaggcgcttcagaagtatgtgtactgatatggaggtaactaattttgttcgcctacttcacatcaaattgtgtaaagtgACGGAAACTTATGgacagggagtatattcacttggctaacacgaacagttcccgaactcgcaatagaactgaataagaaaattcagaaataaattatggcctaacccggaAAAGGTTGGAAACTTGTGACATCATAAGAATTAGAGAACCCTCTCCATTTTTCAAGAATATATTCTACTTAATACACGGTATTTCTAGTTCATCGTAAATGAGTTCTTAACACAGAATTATTCATACCTGTCTTTGTAGGATCTTAAAGACATCGATTATTTGGAAACCTGCTTCTATAACATGTATATATGCTTATATAACATGTATTGTTGTTGTCCTtttataacgcagcagtcctaaactgctgttataaTTGTTAGTAGGGGTggatgtcgcacatctgtgtcttaggccagtaaggtcttgaacatgtattcCCGTCTgtgttttactgtttaattattatggaGATACTGTTctatttttgaggcaaataaacctACTTACATAGATGGCCTGTCAGTGaattcaatcaatcattttatttcggttcTCTGACATAAATCAAAGCAACACAAAAAGTAAAGAGACAAACAAAAGAGATATCATATATAAGAACAAGGCCAAGGTttacaatcagaaatatatcgCAGTCATTTGACGCATGCCGATTAGTTTACAAACAGGAATATACAAGAAGAACTAGCGCAACAAACACGCCAACGAAAATTTGTCAGTATGGAACGATGACAGTTCATAACTGAAGCTGCTGTAGAACGCATAAACAAGTGCCTAAAACCCCATAAACGCGAAAAATCATTCCTACTACATCACTGCGCCATATCATCATATAGACTGGAGATCAtgtgtttatattttgataacaaccaagaataatataatataatatatattgaagcgtagtaatatatatttacgattgaAGCAAAGTGCTCATCTCGAATTGATATGTAATCTGTTTGTTTTTATAACAATTTGTTGAAACCTTGTCTGACCAAGTAAACTGCAAACATCAATTATCATTCCGAGTTTTGTTGAATGAAATAGAATTCAcgtattttgattcaaaattggTGCTAGTTTATTCTGGGTAACACTGCAATGAATGCAGTAGCTAGTTATGTTATTATAGCATTCAGTATGCCATTACTTCAATATCTCGAAGTTTATAAATGCAAATGTGTGTATTCCTCATCAACATTATGTGTTTTATTCTCGTTATGAATAGTCGGAATCCGCTATATCCGCCCTTTAAAAAATTCCAGTTATGATAAATAAAGAATAGATTATAGCGTTATTACAGCGattatagcatatatatatatatcgctaATTTTCATCGCATAATGTTATTTTAAAGTGCTTAGGTATGAATTTGGATACTATTGAAAATCCCTTAATAAAGATCACACAATGCAATTACTTTCCATATTAATCAACCTGATCGTTAAAAAGACCAGCATAAATAACTGCCCCTCCATATCCACACATAACCATATACTGCACAAGAGGCGTTGCTTTAGTTTAGTATAAcgaacataaatttatatataatgtgTCCATAAAGTATAAAGTTGCAAAGAGGAATTTATCGGTATCATATATTTGGCCCCACGGATGTactaaatagaaataaaaatacatttactgattaaaaaacaacaaacctggttaagatatattgagaacttcTTCGTGGTGATGCAGGGCTACCAAAAAACAGGACCAATTCTTAATTACTtatacaaaaatgaagaaaatttatctgACAATTGAACACTTGAACTTTGTGCGTGTGAGTATGAGTGTTTCATACATAGATGACTAGTATTTTAAAACTTAATCCCAAAATTACACCTTTCCTGAGCATGAAGAacatgaagttttatattttatcgaCAGCACAAAATATCCAGAGTTGAATATGACAAAACAAACTGTAATGAAGATTCGAAGGCCGTTACAGAATCTCTATTACGATTGTCAAAATGTCTTTCAGTAAGTTCACATAAGCTACAGATTTGATTTCAGTGTTTTATAGGCAAgcttaattttcattttataaaattcaatataacCTAGCGCTTTAATCCAATATCAAGCGATTTTCAATTGCATATCTATgtatgtattttttatgaatttaccTCTGTGTTGTAGACTTTAGCTGCtgagcaaaagaaaaaagaagaGGCACTTAGAAAAGTAGATTCTGCTGTTGTGCAAATTACTGCAAGTAACCAACAGGTAATATATAAACTTATAATTTGGCTGCTGGTTAGTAGTTTCGTCAGTTATTCGATAGTTACTACAAAGAAACATAGCCAGATTGGGATGAGAGTGTTAAGCATTAGGAATCGCTTGTCATCACAGGCTTCACAGCTATGATTTCTCtgcatgggttcaaatcccatgcagaggcgtagcttagggggggcagtggggtacatattcccccgggcgccaaggtacaggggcgccaaaatggggctggcaaaaatttcacaacaaaggtaaaaaacggtcacaagcaagatcgcaccggcggcagacatctaatcttagtacatggcaaactgcacacttggtcagaccacttacgactgccgacgtcatcacgcacatagcacggtcagatttccatcgtaattacatggccggaaaacaaagcaaaatttgatttggtaacgttaggtaacaaaatgcaccgggttaattacgtggttctgtatcgttaagttcttgcctgcgcactcggatgtaagttgatattagttctgtgctggagacaaatggaaacggaatttggttgaatgatgttaatacatgttttgagtaatacgtggattgtattttgttgtcaaagtaccgtactttgcggcagagttacataaaatatattatactgtgctaaaagaactcaatgccgttttcgacaattcgtcgAGATTGCACAGATTTCGCAAATCTCTACCacacggacatcaatggccacgaacttttcaccgaaattggagattgcagaatgctgctcagtaacagaactgtagatcaaccagaaactccttcggctcttcttggttttattgtgtcttttggagacgacgttttaTTCAATCTGCGAATTgctctacaaattttgttaacaatatcagtttcaattgcaagctgtgaacggtctttcagcagattgaaacttattttatcCTATTCGCGTGCATCAACGGGACAGGATCGTCACCGTGATCTTGCATTTTTtaagtgttgaaagagaaacattggaaaaaaacagattttgatgacgtcttAACCAGTTTACgacagtgaaattgaaaaaatgaatttattttagacTATGTAGATCATCTTtgacagtaactgagtgggacatatgctctattttgtatagctttgcttcttctttaaataaaatgttccattaaaatttgaatttacatatacatatatttttgaataaataataaaatatataaatacatataaatttgaattcacatatcgtcacgctaataaccgaattgcgtaagtcattttgggcggttttgaatttttcataaaataggtatttatgtaatgctgcgactcagattttattttaagaattccgaaacccataaaaatagaaattttgtatgatacgcaaatttgttcaattgttccgtcataatgaattatcattgttaacgcaggactattgtgacgtcacaaaggcaaaataacctaggcgaaggattttcgagtttttgcatctcagattctagcttagcgctaataattttcaatttatactactgtataggaaggcgtgcacttgtgatatttactgtctgagtccaattcaccttggttgacttttatataagagtacattactgttttattctttatatttaactttagtcttatttcggtgatgtgcagagcgtgttatattgatgaaatatatatttttaaacataaaaaataatgtaattgaaacagattagctattttggggattttggattgtttggttttcaggactggtacatatagacaagttgcaaaattgcgtatgtcctcTAGCCATAGACACATTTTTGCCTAAATCACAGtgtgccattatgacgtcacatgactgcgtcatacaaattaacttaaatccggctacgatcaaaaagttgaactatggcaaattaaagactctcaatggcatagcaatatcattaggaagtttttttacgtttttctcaaaacagctaaaaatgacttacgcaattcggttattagcgtgacgaaatataattttttttacatatacaattaaatgcaatagaaaacatgattaaacgtgggggtcggggcgccaattttatattttgccccgggcgcaaaatatgctggctacgcctctgaTCCCATGGCAATAATTATGCGTAAAAGGCTGTGGTACGATTACTCTGTCTTATGGGCTTCCGTCCccaaggataaatatgaaaatcgtaTGGTTGAAGTGGATGCTTTTGCCTCCTTGTTACCCTTCTGAACTCATCGATTGCCTTTTTATGCATCTTACAAATTCACCCCACGAGCATAAACAtatattaatcaattttttgtACAATATATCCaacattcaaaaatgttttgcagCTGAATGAAAGAATCCGTGCTTTCATGTCACATGCACAAAATGTAGTCGATGAACAGAATGTAAAAGAATTTTGTGATGTTGGTTCTGCAAGGTATACAATGCACTTTCATTACTAATGATACAGTATTCTTTGTTATCATGTGTATAATTTAATAGGTCTTGCCATACATTTTTAGCACAAATGCAGGATGTGCAAGGACAAATGCATGCTACAAACCCAGAAGTTTTCATTCATCACACATGCAAGGTAATATTCACGCTATCTGTTATTGCAATCAATTTAGTAATCAAGGCCTAGATCAGGAATATTCCTGTTATCACACCCTTGGTTTTTTAGAATCCCATCTGTCAATTGGAATTTATCGAGTGCTCGTAGATTATTAAATGCCGTCTGCAATTGTGTTAACTTTATTAGATGTGGAGTTCTTCCACAATCTTATGCTGTAACCGCTACCAGCCAAATGAGTATGAGTAATGAGTTATATGCCATCTGCCATTGTATGAACTTTATTAGAGTGAGGTTTTCTCAGGATCTTGTGTTGAAAATTACTCCTACCAGCAAAATGCAACCTCAACATATTGACTGCTTTAACCCTCATGCTTTTATTTGATGGATTAATAAGCCTCTGTGCAAGCAACCAGTGCCTGGTAAGAATCTACTATAGCTCGGAAGGACAGCACCCTTTTTGACTACCCAGTTTATTACACCGGTGAGGTGATGGGTACGGAATTTGAACCCGTGATATTAACCCGCAATGCCACCCACCATACGTAGTTAAGTCTAACACCCACTATAACCTGCTTTAAGTCTTAGccttttaggtgagtgaacacgtaccacttcttcgTGGCAAAATCTTCcatattatatacattctgtacgttttaaaccttgtttaaggttttgtttgctctctcaatttcataatcagttttaatttatttgtttttatcaatcattttattgttatgctgattatgaagtcgaaataaatttattattagcaTGTACCTATATCTAATGGCATTTCCATATCCAACAGTGTCAGGAAATGACAATAGCTAACAGCACCATTGATCATCCTTAAAATTTACCCATATCAGTTTAGAATATACCTTCTAAGCATTATAGTTTTTATATCTGCTTTGTTTTATTCAGTGAGTAAAGCAATGAATACAGAAGGTCCACAACTTCGTATAACATCACAAGGCTTATGGAGAGAACCAACGACAAATAAACCAATCCCAAGAAAAGCACAAACATTGAATATACCTCAACCTGTAGCAGAAAGATTAGAAAATTTAGAATCTCATTTACAGGTGGATTCTGGTGAGTCTAGTGGATATATCTCACAAATTTATTGAATGTTTAGCTACATTTGTGTATCAGTTTACAGGATTGAGAATATTTGCTGCAGTTTCTTATATTTAGTGCACTTTTTCATATATTCGATCTGCCCCGCTAGGCAAGTAGCTACCATAGTTTGGGAAGACCGGAATCCTACCTAATCTAGTACACCCTGGGTAAGGTGCTGGGTATGAAATTTTAAGATTCGGTACCATCATAGTTGGGTCGAACGCTTCTACCACTAGGGTATGTGCCCCACGTTTTTCCTTGTAAAGTACACAGAAAGTAATCAGTTGCTGTTAAAGCTCACATGAGGAAATGCagaattaaaaattgttaaatgcACTGATGCAACGCTCGATCCTTTAGGTAATTTAGCAAACCTTTTCTAGTCTTGATCTCTTggtaatattttacaaatttaaccTTATAATAGGCCAGTCATCTGATATATATGGGAGATTGAAAAACCTGGAAAATAGAGTTCTCGCAATTGAAGGTGCATCACCGGAATATTTTGTTGGCGCCAAGCAAGATTCTACGACAGTTTCTGAAAATATGTTGGCGAGACATGGAAAAACTGATCAAAGGGATTTCACATTGCAAGAAATTGATG
This is a stretch of genomic DNA from Styela clava chromosome 2, kaStyClav1.hap1.2, whole genome shotgun sequence. It encodes these proteins:
- the LOC144432382 gene encoding MAP3K12-binding inhibitory protein 1-like isoform X1, producing MEMESDQCDIIDRALMHINTFLTEHKISRVEYDKTNCNEDSKVVTESLLRLSECLSTLAAEQKKKEEALRKVDSAVVQITASNQQLNERIRAFMSHAQNVVDEQNVKEFCDVGSASTNAGCARTNACYKPRSFHSSHMQVSKAKNTEGPQLRITSQGLWREPTTNKPIPRKPQTLNIPQPVAERLENLESHLQVDSGQSSDIYGRLKNLENRVLAIEGASPEYFVGAKQDSTTVSENMLARHGKTDQRDFTLQEIDDRIRMLKQELCNKKRKLDEGLSLI
- the LOC144432382 gene encoding MAP3K12-binding inhibitory protein 1-like isoform X2; the protein is MEMESDQCDIIDRALMHINTFLTEHKISRVEYDKTNCNEDSKAVTESLLRLSKCLSTLAAEQKKKEEALRKVDSAVVQITASNQQLNERIRAFMSHAQNVVDEQNVKEFCDVGSASTNAGCARTNACYKPRSFHSSHMQVSKAMNTEGPQLRITSQGLWREPTTNKPIPRKAQTLNIPQPVAERLENLESHLQVDSGQSSDIYGRLKNLENRVLAIEGASPEYFVGAKQDSTTVSENMLARHGKTDQRDFTLQEIDDRIRMLKQELCNKKRKLDEGLSLI